A single window of Rhodococcus jostii RHA1 DNA harbors:
- a CDS encoding DUF3073 domain-containing protein translates to MGRGRAKAKQTKVARELKYSVPTTDFDSLQRELSGGSSNSHRDEVFADQRADREGHSREDDDDWRR, encoded by the coding sequence ATGGGCCGCGGCCGGGCTAAGGCAAAGCAGACCAAGGTTGCACGCGAGCTGAAGTACAGCGTACCGACCACGGATTTTGACAGCCTGCAACGAGAGCTCTCAGGTGGGTCGTCCAACTCGCATCGGGACGAGGTCTTCGCTGACCAGCGTGCCGACAGGGAGGGTCACTCCCGGGAGGACGACGACGACTGGCGTCGCTGA
- the purF gene encoding amidophosphoribosyltransferase, with protein MTRADLSVHSPNLLSSNPSDEDENEPREECGVFGVWAPGEDVAKLTYYGLYALQHRGQEAAGIAVADGSQVLVFKDLGLVSQVFDEQTLAAMPGHVAVGHCRYSTTGSTTWENAQPIFRTTAAGSGIALGHNGNLVNTAELAQRAREAGLVNDKRPGGATSDSDVVGALLAHAAADSTIEQAAMKLLPTLRGAFCLTFMDEHTLYAARDPHGIRPLCLGRLDRGWVVASETAALDIVGASFVRDIEPGELLAIDADGVRSSRFANPEPKGCVFEYVYLARPDSVIAGRSVHSTRVEIGRRLATEHPAEGDLVIPVPESGTPAAVGYAQGSGIPYGQGLMKNAYVGRTFIQPSQTIRQLGIRLKLNPLKEVIRGKRLVVVDDSIVRGNTQRALIRMLREAGALEIHVRIASPPVKWPCFYGIDFASPAELIANGAGGGGEPGSFDEMLEGVRRSIGADTLGYISTEGMIAATEQPASRLCAACFDGTYPIALPTETSIGKNVLEGMLESAAGGPATRENDNANALSRP; from the coding sequence GTGACCAGAGCCGATCTGTCGGTCCACAGTCCTAATCTTCTCTCTTCGAACCCGTCCGACGAGGACGAGAACGAGCCCCGCGAGGAATGCGGAGTCTTCGGCGTCTGGGCGCCGGGAGAGGATGTGGCGAAACTCACCTACTACGGACTTTATGCTCTGCAGCACCGTGGGCAGGAAGCGGCGGGCATCGCCGTTGCCGACGGCTCGCAGGTGCTGGTCTTCAAGGACCTCGGGTTGGTCAGCCAGGTGTTCGACGAACAGACCCTGGCAGCGATGCCGGGCCACGTCGCCGTCGGTCACTGTCGCTACTCCACCACGGGCTCGACCACGTGGGAGAACGCGCAGCCGATCTTCCGCACCACCGCCGCGGGCAGCGGCATCGCCCTCGGGCACAACGGCAACCTCGTCAATACGGCGGAGCTGGCGCAGCGCGCCCGTGAAGCCGGGCTGGTCAACGACAAGCGGCCCGGCGGCGCCACGTCCGACTCGGACGTCGTCGGGGCCCTTCTTGCGCACGCCGCCGCCGACAGCACCATCGAGCAGGCCGCCATGAAGCTCCTGCCGACATTGCGCGGCGCGTTCTGCCTCACCTTCATGGACGAGCACACGCTCTACGCGGCCCGTGACCCGCACGGCATCCGTCCGCTGTGCCTCGGACGCCTGGACCGCGGCTGGGTCGTGGCCAGCGAGACGGCCGCACTCGACATCGTCGGCGCGTCCTTCGTCCGCGACATCGAGCCCGGCGAACTGCTCGCCATCGACGCCGACGGCGTCCGCTCCTCCCGTTTTGCGAACCCCGAGCCCAAGGGCTGCGTGTTCGAGTACGTGTACCTGGCCCGTCCGGACAGTGTCATCGCCGGACGTTCGGTGCATTCCACCCGCGTCGAGATCGGCCGTCGCCTCGCCACCGAGCACCCCGCCGAGGGCGACCTCGTCATCCCGGTCCCCGAATCGGGCACTCCGGCCGCGGTCGGTTACGCGCAGGGGTCGGGCATTCCGTACGGCCAGGGTCTGATGAAGAACGCCTACGTCGGCCGCACGTTCATCCAGCCGTCGCAGACGATCCGCCAGCTCGGTATCCGCCTCAAGCTCAACCCGCTCAAGGAAGTCATCCGCGGCAAGCGCCTCGTGGTGGTGGACGATTCGATCGTCCGCGGCAACACCCAGCGCGCGCTCATCCGGATGCTCCGCGAGGCCGGCGCACTGGAGATCCATGTCCGGATCGCGTCGCCGCCGGTCAAGTGGCCCTGCTTCTACGGCATCGACTTCGCCTCCCCGGCCGAGCTGATCGCCAACGGCGCGGGCGGCGGCGGCGAGCCCGGGAGCTTCGACGAGATGCTCGAAGGCGTGCGCCGTTCCATCGGCGCCGACACCCTCGGCTACATCTCCACCGAAGGCATGATCGCCGCCACCGAGCAGCCTGCGTCGCGACTGTGCGCGGCCTGCTTCGACGGCACGTACCCCATCGCGCTCCCCACGGAGACGTCGATCGGAAAGAACGTTCTCGAGGGAATGCTCGAGAGCGCGGCAGGCGGTCCCGCGACGCGGGAGAACGACAACGCGAACGCCCTCAGTCGGCCGTAG
- the purM gene encoding phosphoribosylformylglycinamidine cyclo-ligase — MTEDPTSRPGASYAAAGVDIAAGDRAVELFAPLAKRASRPEVLGGLGGFAGLFSLKGDYKEPLLAASTDGVGTKLAVAQALDKHDTVGLDLVAMVVDDLVVCGAEPLFLQDYIAVGRVVPERVAELVSGIAEGCIQAGCALLGGETAEHPGVMADGDYDLSATGVGVVEADQVLGPDRVRPGDVVIAMGSSGLHSNGYSLARKVLLEIDHMSLTAHVDEFGRTLGEEMLEPTKIYAKDCLALAAETDVRTFCHVTGGGLANNLARVMPKGLVAELDRGTWSPAPIFAMIAQRGRVERAEMEQTFNMGVGMVAIVAPEDVDRALAVLTARHIDCWTLGSIKKSHDVSAERAILAGDHPRF, encoded by the coding sequence ATGACCGAGGATCCGACAAGTCGCCCTGGCGCGTCCTACGCCGCCGCAGGAGTGGACATCGCCGCAGGCGATCGGGCGGTGGAACTCTTCGCTCCCTTGGCCAAGCGCGCCAGCCGTCCCGAGGTTCTCGGTGGTCTCGGTGGATTCGCGGGTCTGTTCTCGCTCAAGGGTGACTACAAGGAGCCGCTGCTCGCGGCGTCCACGGACGGGGTGGGCACCAAGCTCGCCGTCGCTCAGGCACTCGACAAGCACGACACCGTGGGCCTGGACCTGGTCGCGATGGTCGTCGACGACCTCGTCGTCTGTGGTGCCGAGCCCCTGTTCCTGCAGGACTACATCGCCGTCGGGCGGGTCGTCCCGGAGCGTGTCGCCGAACTCGTCAGCGGCATCGCCGAAGGCTGCATCCAGGCCGGTTGCGCGCTGCTCGGTGGCGAGACGGCGGAGCACCCCGGTGTGATGGCGGACGGCGACTACGACCTGTCCGCGACCGGCGTCGGTGTGGTCGAAGCCGACCAGGTGCTGGGGCCCGACCGGGTCCGTCCCGGCGATGTCGTGATCGCCATGGGTTCGTCCGGACTGCATTCCAACGGTTACTCGCTGGCCCGCAAGGTCCTGCTCGAGATCGACCACATGAGCCTGACGGCGCACGTCGACGAGTTCGGCCGCACCCTGGGCGAGGAGATGCTCGAGCCCACGAAGATTTACGCCAAGGACTGCCTGGCTCTCGCCGCCGAGACGGACGTGCGCACGTTCTGCCATGTCACCGGCGGTGGCTTGGCCAACAACCTCGCTCGGGTCATGCCGAAGGGTCTGGTCGCCGAACTCGACCGCGGCACGTGGAGCCCGGCTCCGATCTTCGCGATGATCGCGCAGCGCGGCCGGGTGGAGCGGGCCGAGATGGAGCAGACGTTCAACATGGGCGTCGGCATGGTCGCGATCGTGGCGCCCGAGGACGTCGATCGTGCGCTGGCCGTCCTGACGGCGCGTCACATCGACTGCTGGACGCTGGGCAGCATCAAGAAGTCGCACGACGTGTCGGCGGAGCGCGCAATTCTCGCCGGCGATCACCCGCGGTTCTAG
- a CDS encoding CPBP family intramembrane glutamic endopeptidase has product MSRLASVAGAAAAVLWSNVVLPGSGLGPYGRAVAGGALGLSVVGAARAAGYGIDELGLSASKARSGLRYGALASVIPLAGYAITLSVPALRRRVPTGDDVTDFAGWVGFRIPVGTVAHEELLFRSVLSAMLRRAWPPATAHALHAATFGLWHVRAARIAGDGVAASVLLTGCSAWLFEWARRRSGSVVAPALLHLSINVGGAVAAELVRARTVD; this is encoded by the coding sequence GTGAGCAGGCTCGCCTCCGTTGCCGGCGCGGCGGCGGCCGTGCTGTGGAGCAACGTGGTGCTGCCCGGTTCGGGGCTCGGCCCGTACGGGCGGGCGGTCGCGGGAGGCGCGCTCGGGCTGTCGGTCGTGGGAGCAGCACGCGCCGCGGGTTATGGCATCGACGAACTCGGCCTGTCCGCGTCGAAGGCCCGGTCCGGGTTGCGGTACGGCGCCCTGGCGTCGGTGATCCCACTCGCCGGATACGCGATCACGCTGAGTGTGCCCGCACTGCGCAGGCGTGTGCCGACCGGCGACGACGTCACCGATTTCGCCGGCTGGGTGGGGTTCCGGATTCCGGTGGGGACCGTGGCGCACGAGGAACTGCTGTTCCGCAGCGTCCTGTCCGCGATGCTGCGACGGGCCTGGCCACCTGCGACGGCCCACGCCCTGCACGCCGCCACGTTCGGGCTGTGGCACGTGCGCGCGGCCCGGATCGCCGGTGACGGCGTCGCCGCGAGCGTGCTGCTCACCGGCTGCTCCGCGTGGCTGTTCGAGTGGGCGCGTCGACGCAGCGGCAGCGTCGTAGCCCCTGCACTGCTGCACCTTTCGATCAACGTCGGTGGGGCGGTTGCCGCCGAACTCGTGCGGGCCCGCACAGTAGATTGA
- a CDS encoding alpha/beta hydrolase yields MVESGALERVDRGPREFSRLVDPALLHGPRLDRAWRLLRLDFTGIGFATLFFCWSLTPSLLPRDWLFQGLIGGINAAIGYTVGTVVGWLVRRYFLRHRSWWPLPEPWSTGLRVVVTVTCVVVSLVMLAYSAAWQREIAALMGAEGTTTTGYIRTGGLSLLVGAAIISVWRLLRELVRWIAARLIRRWHLAIPTATTVGILIVTVLFFLLVDGVLMRGVYAATNAAFSLQNSTTRDGTEQPLDPEKSGSPESLAPWDTLGYEGRNFVSRGLDADELTAANGTPAKDPIRVYAGLETAEDPDARMDIVIDELERTGAFSRKVLVVIPTTGTGWVNPTAAQAIELVHNGDTALVASQYSFLPSWISFLADREKAAEAGKKLIDRVHERWLQEPEATRPKLLVYGESLGTQAGEGAFGTLSDIRQTVDGVLWVGPPNSNRLWGQLIQRRDPGTPEVDPEYAAGLVVRFADDSADMVEETGEWLSPRILYVQHPSDPVVWWSPDLAFTRPDWLKEPPGEDRSPSMKWFPFVTFWQVSADLTNAAGVPDGHGHNYGTLVLDGWITVAQPEGWTPVDTERVRSTLESLSGTEGPEK; encoded by the coding sequence ATGGTCGAATCGGGGGCATTGGAGAGGGTTGACAGGGGGCCGCGGGAATTCTCGCGGCTGGTTGATCCTGCACTCCTCCACGGTCCCCGACTCGACCGGGCCTGGCGTTTACTTCGGCTCGACTTCACCGGTATCGGGTTCGCGACGCTGTTCTTCTGCTGGTCGCTGACGCCGTCGCTGCTGCCCCGCGACTGGCTGTTCCAGGGGCTGATCGGCGGCATCAACGCCGCGATCGGTTACACGGTGGGAACGGTGGTCGGCTGGCTGGTGCGTCGCTACTTCCTGCGGCACCGGTCGTGGTGGCCGCTGCCGGAACCGTGGTCCACCGGCCTGCGCGTCGTCGTGACGGTGACGTGCGTGGTCGTGAGTCTCGTGATGCTCGCGTACTCCGCGGCATGGCAGCGTGAGATCGCCGCGCTGATGGGGGCGGAGGGCACCACCACCACCGGTTACATCCGCACGGGCGGACTGAGTCTGCTGGTGGGCGCCGCGATCATCTCGGTGTGGCGGCTGTTGCGCGAACTGGTGCGGTGGATCGCGGCACGACTCATCCGGCGGTGGCACCTCGCGATCCCGACGGCCACCACCGTCGGCATCCTCATCGTGACGGTGCTGTTCTTCCTGCTCGTCGACGGTGTTCTGATGCGCGGCGTCTACGCAGCCACGAATGCGGCTTTCAGCCTGCAGAATTCGACCACCCGCGACGGCACCGAGCAACCACTCGACCCCGAGAAGTCGGGCAGCCCCGAGTCGCTCGCGCCCTGGGACACCCTCGGGTACGAGGGTCGGAACTTCGTGTCCCGAGGCCTCGACGCCGACGAACTCACGGCAGCCAACGGCACACCGGCCAAGGACCCCATCCGCGTCTACGCCGGGCTGGAGACCGCCGAGGACCCGGACGCGCGCATGGACATCGTCATCGACGAACTCGAGCGGACCGGCGCATTCTCGCGCAAGGTCCTCGTCGTCATCCCCACCACCGGCACCGGCTGGGTCAATCCGACTGCGGCGCAGGCGATCGAGCTGGTCCACAACGGTGACACGGCATTGGTGGCCAGCCAGTACTCGTTCCTGCCGAGCTGGATCTCGTTCCTCGCCGACCGCGAGAAGGCCGCGGAGGCGGGGAAGAAACTGATCGACCGCGTGCACGAGCGGTGGTTGCAGGAACCCGAGGCGACGCGCCCCAAACTGCTGGTCTACGGCGAAAGTCTCGGCACCCAGGCGGGGGAGGGCGCCTTCGGCACGCTGAGCGACATCCGGCAGACCGTCGACGGCGTGTTGTGGGTCGGGCCGCCCAACTCGAACCGCCTGTGGGGGCAGCTGATCCAGCGCCGCGACCCCGGCACGCCCGAGGTGGATCCCGAGTACGCGGCGGGTCTGGTGGTGCGGTTCGCCGACGACTCCGCCGACATGGTCGAGGAAACCGGCGAGTGGCTGTCACCGCGCATCCTGTACGTGCAGCACCCGTCCGATCCCGTCGTGTGGTGGTCGCCCGACCTGGCATTCACCCGCCCCGACTGGTTGAAGGAACCACCGGGCGAGGATCGTTCACCGTCCATGAAATGGTTTCCGTTCGTGACGTTCTGGCAGGTCTCCGCCGACCTCACCAACGCCGCAGGCGTGCCGGACGGGCACGGCCACAATTACGGGACTCTCGTCCTCGACGGCTGGATCACGGTCGCCCAGCCCGAGGGATGGACGCCCGTCGACACCGAACGCGTCCGGTCCACTCTCGAATCCCTCTCCGGGACAGAGGGCCCGGAGAAGTGA
- a CDS encoding class I SAM-dependent methyltransferase has translation MNVRSTAPTAAERLLSAFEGAMGIPIPVHVRCWDGSEAGPDSDVTIVFRNRRAIRRVLWSPNELGLVRAYVSGDLEIEGDVFRLLTLPDLVDRLGTLGVRGFDRGTVLKSLSTFVRLGGLGLRPTPPSVEVSRRRGAKHSKARDASSVSHHYDVGNDFYRLFLGPTMVYSCGYWDQRPDDRGAIGTLEEAQNDKLDLVCRKLGLQSGMRLLDVGCGWGSMAIHAAEKYDVSVVGVTLSHEQAEWARARVSEAGLSDLIEIRVQDYRDVVDGPFDAISSIGMSEHVGDSALPEYAQHLLDLLRPEGRLLNHAIASVRSLTGTDTSSGLIENYIFPDGEVLPLSRTLDAFERAGLEVRDVEALREHYALTLRAWVGRLRDSWDDASRLAGAERARTWLLYLAASALGFEEKGRLTIHQVLAVRPSDDGSSGLPRTRALWLG, from the coding sequence ATGAACGTCCGCAGCACCGCACCGACCGCCGCAGAACGCCTGCTGAGCGCCTTCGAAGGTGCGATGGGCATCCCCATTCCCGTGCACGTCCGATGCTGGGACGGCTCGGAAGCCGGCCCGGACTCCGATGTCACCATCGTCTTCCGCAACCGCCGGGCCATCCGGAGGGTGCTCTGGTCGCCGAACGAACTCGGTCTCGTCCGGGCCTACGTGTCCGGTGACCTCGAGATCGAGGGCGACGTCTTCCGGCTGCTGACGCTTCCGGACCTCGTCGACCGGCTGGGCACTCTCGGCGTCCGCGGATTCGACCGCGGCACCGTCCTGAAGTCGCTGTCGACGTTCGTCCGGCTCGGCGGCCTCGGACTCCGGCCGACACCGCCGTCGGTGGAGGTGTCGCGGCGCCGCGGCGCCAAGCACAGCAAGGCGCGCGACGCGTCCTCGGTCTCACATCACTACGACGTCGGCAACGATTTCTACCGCCTGTTCCTCGGTCCGACGATGGTCTACTCCTGCGGCTACTGGGACCAGCGACCAGACGACCGCGGTGCGATCGGGACGCTCGAGGAAGCGCAGAACGACAAGCTCGACCTGGTCTGCCGCAAGCTCGGTCTCCAGTCGGGCATGCGACTGCTGGACGTGGGCTGCGGCTGGGGTTCGATGGCGATCCACGCCGCCGAGAAGTACGACGTGTCCGTCGTCGGGGTCACCCTCAGCCACGAACAGGCCGAATGGGCGCGGGCGAGGGTCTCCGAGGCCGGGCTGTCGGATCTGATCGAGATCCGCGTGCAGGACTACCGCGACGTCGTCGACGGTCCGTTCGACGCGATCTCCAGCATCGGCATGTCCGAACACGTCGGCGACTCCGCGCTGCCGGAGTATGCGCAGCACCTACTCGACCTTCTGCGTCCCGAAGGCCGGCTGCTCAACCACGCGATCGCCTCGGTCCGGTCGCTCACCGGCACCGACACCTCGTCGGGGTTGATCGAGAACTACATCTTCCCGGACGGCGAGGTGCTGCCGCTGAGCAGAACGCTCGACGCCTTCGAGCGCGCCGGACTCGAGGTGCGCGACGTCGAGGCCCTCCGGGAGCACTACGCACTCACCCTGCGGGCGTGGGTGGGCAGACTCCGCGACTCCTGGGACGACGCGAGCCGGCTCGCCGGCGCGGAGCGGGCCCGCACCTGGTTGCTGTACCTCGCGGCCAGCGCCCTGGGGTTCGAGGAGAAGGGCCGGCTGACGATCCATCAGGTGCTGGCCGTGCGCCCGTCCGATGACGGGTCGAGCGGCCTGCCCCGCACCCGCGCGTTGTGGCTGGGCTGA
- the purL gene encoding phosphoribosylformylglycinamidine synthase subunit PurL translates to MSAHPVDTVTAATATPDVAQPFKELGLKDDEYARIKEILGRRPTEAELAMYSVMWSEHCSYKSSKVHLKYFGETTTDEMRSSMLAGIGENAGVVDIGDGWAVTFKVESHNHPSYVEPYQGAATGVGGIVRDIMAMGARPIAVMDQLRFGAADAPDTRRVVDGVVRGVGGYGNSLGLPNVGGETVFDESYAGNPLVNALCAGAMRVEDLHLAFASGAGNKIILFGARTGLDGIGGVSVLASETFDGDESGTGRKKLPAVQVGDPFTEKVLIECCLELYAAKLVVGIQDLGGAGLSCATSELAAAGDGGMHINLEQVPMRATGMTAAEVLSSESQERMCAVVTPDNVDAFMEVCKKWDVLATVIGEVTDGERLTISWHGETVVDVPPRTVAHEGPVYERPVQRPASQDALVANTTAGLTRPESADELKATLLKMLASPALCSRKWITEQYDRYVRGNTVLAENADSGVIRVDEKTGRGIALATDASGRYTALDPYAGAQLALAEAFRNVAVTGATPKAVSNCLNFGSPEDPGVMWQFQQAVRGLADGCAKLGIPVTGGNVSFYNQTGSTPILPTPVVAVLGVIDDVHRRIPTGLGLEPGETLILLGDTRDEFDGSIWSQVEHGHLGGVPPKVDLEREQLLADILLAASRDGLVSAAHDLSEGGLAQTVVEAALAGETGCRILLPDDADPFVTLFSESSGRVLVAVPRTEETRFTGMCTARNLPWVRIGVVDEGSDSVEVQGQFSVSLAELRTTFEGTLPALFG, encoded by the coding sequence GTGTCAGCACACCCGGTCGATACCGTCACCGCCGCCACCGCGACCCCCGACGTCGCACAGCCCTTCAAGGAACTGGGGCTGAAGGACGACGAGTACGCCCGCATCAAGGAGATCCTGGGCCGCCGCCCCACCGAGGCCGAGCTGGCGATGTACTCGGTGATGTGGAGCGAGCACTGCTCCTACAAGTCGTCCAAGGTGCACCTGAAGTACTTCGGTGAGACCACGACCGACGAGATGCGTTCCTCGATGCTCGCGGGCATCGGCGAGAACGCCGGCGTCGTCGACATCGGCGACGGCTGGGCCGTCACGTTCAAGGTCGAGAGCCACAACCACCCCTCCTACGTGGAGCCCTACCAGGGTGCGGCCACCGGCGTCGGCGGCATCGTCCGCGACATCATGGCCATGGGTGCACGGCCCATCGCCGTCATGGACCAGCTGCGCTTCGGTGCGGCGGACGCCCCCGACACCCGACGCGTCGTCGACGGTGTGGTGCGCGGTGTCGGCGGCTACGGCAACTCGCTCGGCCTCCCGAACGTCGGCGGCGAGACCGTGTTCGACGAGTCGTACGCCGGTAACCCCCTGGTCAACGCTCTGTGTGCCGGCGCGATGCGCGTCGAGGACCTGCACCTCGCGTTCGCATCCGGTGCCGGCAACAAGATCATCCTGTTCGGTGCGCGCACCGGCCTCGACGGCATCGGCGGCGTGTCCGTCCTCGCGTCGGAGACGTTCGACGGTGATGAATCGGGTACCGGCAGGAAGAAGCTTCCGGCGGTGCAGGTGGGTGACCCGTTCACCGAGAAGGTGCTCATCGAGTGCTGTCTGGAGCTGTACGCCGCGAAGCTCGTGGTCGGTATCCAGGACCTCGGCGGCGCCGGCCTGTCCTGCGCCACGTCCGAGCTCGCCGCGGCCGGCGACGGCGGCATGCACATCAACCTCGAGCAGGTTCCGATGCGCGCCACCGGCATGACCGCGGCCGAGGTGCTGTCCAGCGAGTCCCAGGAACGCATGTGCGCGGTCGTCACCCCCGACAACGTCGACGCGTTCATGGAGGTCTGCAAGAAGTGGGACGTCCTCGCCACCGTCATCGGTGAGGTCACCGACGGCGAGCGGCTCACCATCTCCTGGCACGGCGAGACCGTCGTCGACGTGCCGCCGCGCACCGTCGCCCACGAGGGTCCCGTGTACGAGCGTCCCGTGCAGCGTCCCGCGAGCCAGGACGCCCTCGTCGCCAACACCACCGCCGGACTGACGCGTCCCGAATCGGCCGACGAACTGAAGGCCACCCTGCTGAAGATGCTCGCGTCCCCGGCGCTGTGCAGCCGCAAGTGGATCACCGAGCAGTACGACCGCTACGTGCGCGGCAACACCGTCCTGGCCGAGAACGCCGACTCCGGCGTGATCCGCGTCGACGAGAAGACGGGCCGCGGCATCGCCCTCGCCACCGACGCGTCCGGCCGCTACACGGCGCTCGACCCGTACGCCGGCGCCCAGCTGGCGCTCGCCGAGGCCTTCCGCAACGTCGCCGTCACCGGCGCGACGCCGAAGGCCGTCAGCAACTGCCTGAACTTCGGGTCCCCCGAGGATCCGGGCGTCATGTGGCAGTTCCAGCAGGCCGTCCGCGGCCTGGCGGACGGCTGCGCCAAGCTCGGCATCCCCGTCACCGGCGGCAACGTCAGCTTCTACAACCAGACCGGGTCGACCCCGATCCTGCCCACCCCGGTGGTGGCCGTGCTCGGCGTCATAGACGACGTGCACCGTCGCATCCCCACCGGTCTCGGACTGGAACCGGGCGAAACGCTGATCCTGCTCGGCGACACCCGCGACGAGTTCGACGGGTCCATCTGGTCGCAGGTCGAGCACGGCCACCTCGGCGGCGTGCCGCCGAAGGTCGACCTCGAGCGGGAGCAGTTGCTGGCCGACATCCTCCTCGCGGCGTCCCGCGACGGACTGGTGTCCGCGGCGCACGACCTGTCCGAAGGCGGTCTCGCACAGACCGTCGTCGAGGCCGCGCTGGCCGGGGAGACGGGCTGCCGCATCTTGCTTCCCGACGACGCCGATCCGTTCGTCACCCTGTTCTCCGAGTCGTCGGGCCGCGTGCTCGTCGCGGTCCCGCGCACCGAGGAAACTCGCTTTACCGGTATGTGCACGGCCCGTAATCTCCCGTGGGTGCGCATCGGTGTGGTGGACGAGGGGTCCGATTCCGTCGAGGTCCAGGGCCAGTTCTCGGTCTCGCTGGCCGAGCTGCGCACGACGTTCGAGGGAACTCTGCCGGCATTGTTCGGGTGA
- a CDS encoding sterol carrier family protein, which yields MPPRRAVDPAELRAAVLEVGPWLRGDSEEKPSRTQLAAAVRLSARTLEQVAPGSSVEVRVPPFVAVQCIEGPRHTRGTPPNVVETDPRTWLLMVTGLLEFDSATAGGGVSVSGSRAGEIAHWLPLLRV from the coding sequence ATGCCGCCGCGCCGAGCCGTAGATCCCGCTGAACTGAGAGCCGCCGTACTCGAGGTCGGCCCGTGGCTGCGCGGCGATTCCGAGGAGAAACCGTCCCGCACCCAGCTGGCCGCGGCGGTCCGGCTCAGCGCACGGACGCTCGAGCAGGTCGCGCCCGGTTCGAGCGTGGAGGTCCGGGTTCCGCCGTTCGTCGCGGTCCAGTGCATCGAGGGCCCGCGGCACACCCGCGGCACCCCACCCAACGTCGTGGAAACCGACCCCCGGACGTGGCTGCTGATGGTGACCGGACTGCTGGAGTTCGACAGCGCGACCGCCGGCGGCGGAGTGTCGGTGTCGGGGAGTCGCGCCGGGGAGATCGCCCACTGGCTGCCGCTGCTGCGCGTGTAG